The DNA region CGCCGCCCATGGCGCGGATCTTCTCCACGCTCCAGTTGGCGATCGCGCGCGACCTGCGGCCGCAAGCGGTTTCCTCGACGCGGTGCTCTTCCAGAGTCATGATCAGGCCACAGCGCGGCGGCAACAGATCGATCGCAGCGGGCACCGCGAAGTTCGGGTCGAACAGCATCGAGCTGCAATGCGGCGCGAGGTTCTCGACGAGGAGGCGCTTGGCTGCCGTGACGTCGGAATATTCGACCTGGTCCCGCGTGATGCCTTTTGCTTTCGCGATGGCATCGAACAGTGGCGGCCGCTGATCCAGCGCGACCATGCGAAAGTGGCCATCCGCGTCAGCAAGCCGTGCCAGGCCGCGGTTCTTTCCAATCGTTCTCATGGCTTCGTCCTCATGAATACAAGACACTCGTTGATGGTGGGGATTCCATTGCGGCCGCGGGCATGCCGGCATTTCATGGCGGCCGTGGCCGCCGAAAACGCCATGGCGGTGCGCACGTCGAGGCCGGCGCCGATCGCCAGCGCATAGGCGCCATGGAAGACATCGCCCGCACCTGTCGTGTCGACGACCTCGACGGCATAGGCAGCCTGCCGATGCAGCTGGCCGTTCTCGTACCAGCTCACGCCGCCCTCGCCGCGCGTGACGGCGATGACACGGCAACCAAAGCGCGCCAGCGTTGTGAGAAACTCGTCCTTGGCTGAGCCCGCGAAGGCGGTGAGCGCAGGCTCGGAGAAGATCGCGTGGTCAGCCAGCGGCAGCAGCCGCTCGAACACCTCGGCATCGGCCATGTCACCGTCGAGCACCGTCGGAATGCCGCGCGCTCGAGCCTCGCGGAACAGCGTCGCGGCACCCTCGACCCAGCGCGGGTCAGCCAGCACGGACGATGCGCGCGTGACTGCGTCGAGCGGAAGCCAGTCTGCCGCTTCCGGATAGAGGCCGCGGAAATTGACGATCTGCCGCTCGCCGCTGCTGTCGACGATGATCCCGGAGACCGACGAGCGGCCATCGGGAAACAGCCGGAAGTTCTCGACATCGACGCCTTCAGTCACCAAGGCCAATTTCATCTCGTGGCCGGCGGCATCATTCCCTGCCCGTCCCCAGAACGCGACGGACGCACCGAGCTTTGCCACAGCGACGCTCGCATTGGCGGCCATGCCGCCGCCGAGCGTGCCGTACTCGACGGCCTTGATCTTCTCGCTTCCACCCGCAAACGGCCGATCGACGCGCCAGACCTGATCGAGCGCCGATAGTCCAAGGCAAATCACGTGCACAGGCCTCGCCCCTGACGCAACATCCGCGAGCGAGGAGAGATCTCCGATGTTTGCCGATGCACTCACCGCAAAACCTGTCCGTTGGTGGCATCGAACAAATGCGTCTTGCCCGGTTGCGGGCGCAGGCCGAGGCGGTCGCCGACCTTCGGCCGCAGCGCCGGGTCGACCCGCGCGATGGCGGAGCCGCCGGCGAGATCGAAATGGATCAGCGTGTCCGAGCCCAGGGGTTCGACCAGCTTGACGTTGATGGCAATGCCATCGGCGACATCCGAGGCGACTGCGAAATGTTCGGGACGAATGCCGAGTACGGCGTTACCGGCCTGACGTAGCTGGCCTGCGGTCTCGCCGTCCAGTGGCACCACCGTTCCTCCTTGCGAGAGGATCGCACGCTCCTGGCGCCATCCGATCGGGAAGAAGTTCATAGCCGGCGAGCCGATGAAACCGGCGACGAACTGGTTGGCCGGCCGCTCATAGACCGTCTCCGGCGTGTCGTATTGCTGGATGGTGCCGCTCTGGAGCACCACGATGCGGTCGGCCATGGTCATGGCCTCGATCTGGTCGTGGGTGACGAAGACCATGGTGGTCTTCAGCTCCTGCGACAGCGCCTTGATCTCCGCCCGGACCTGCCCGCGCAGCTTTGCATCGAGATTGGATAGCGGCTCGTCGAACAAAAAGGCCTTGGGATTGCGCACGATGGCACGGCCCATGGCGACGCGCTGGCGCTGGCCGCCGGACAACTCCTTCGGCTTACGGTCGAGATAAGGTTCGATGTGCAAGAGCGCGGCAGCCCGCTTCACCCGGACATCGATCTCCGCTTTCGGCGTTCCGCGCAATTCCAGCGCAAACGACATGTTGTCGTAGACGCGCATATGCGGATAGAGCGCGTAGTCCTGGAACACCATGGCGATATCGCGCTGGGCGGCCTGCACGCCGTTGACGCGCTTGTCGCCAATATAGAGGTCGCCGGACGAAATCGGCTCGAGGCCCGCGATGATTCGCAGCAAGGTCGACTTGCCGCAGCCGGACGGGCCGACGAAGACGACGAACTCATGGTCCGCAATCTCAAGATTGAGATCGGGGATCACGGTGTAATTGCCGTAGCGCTTCACGAGGTTGCGGATCGAGATCGAGGCCATGATCGCTCAGTCCAGCGCCAGCACAGGCTTGATCAGCTCGCCCTTGGCGAAGCGGGCGAAATTCTCTGGCAAAGCCTGCAGGCCGAACTCGCCGTCGACGAGGACGCGGTATTCGTCCTTGTACGTGCGCAGCAGCTCGACGTTCGGCTCGAAATCCGAGACCGGGAAGTAGAAGGTCCGGATCATGTAAAAATCCTTGCGGCGGAACACCTTGCCTTCCTCGATGGTCCACGGCGCCGCGTTCTCGCCGACCAGCACCAGCGCGCCGCGCGGCAGGACCAGCTCGATGCCGAGGTTGCGCGCCGCATGCGCGCCCGAGCATTCCATGATCAGCGCGAAACGCTTCGAGGTATCACCGACGGTGTGCGCCTTCGCACCGAAGGATTGCGCGATCTTCAGGCGTGTGGTGTTCGGATCGGCGACGTAGATGTCGTAGTAACCGAGCGCGCGGAGCGCCAGCACGACGCCGAGACCGACAGGCCCCGCTCCCATCACGAGGACCGCGCCTGCCTCGCTCGGCGGCACCACACGGCTGGCGAAGCGCACGGCGTGACCTGACGTCCCGATGGTGTCGAGCAGCAGCGGCGCGAGGCTGTCCTCGATATCATCGGGCACCGGCAGCAGGCAGTTTTCCGGCACCGGAACGTACTCGGCGTAACCGCCGGGCCTGTTCCAGCCGATCAGGCTGGAGACTTCCAGGCACATCTGAGTGTCACCGCGCTTACAGGCGGCGCAGCGATCGCAGTGCAAGGGGATGTAGACCGCGCAGCGGCAACCATGCAGGCGGTGACCCGGCTGCTCGACGACGCCAAAAATCTCGTGGCCGGCGGTGAACTCGGCGCCCTTGTGCCAGAGCTTGAAGTCCGAGCCGCATAGCGCGGTGCGCGAGACGCGGACCAACACCTCACCTGCGCCGACGTCGGGCAGCGCGACACGCTCGATAGTGATGCGGTCGTTGCCATGGAAGACCGCGGCCTGCATGATCGCATTTGGACGGAGTGATAAATTCATCAGATACCTAGCCTTTCACCGCACCGAGCGTCAGCCCGGACACGAGCCAGCGCTGAACCAGGGCGGCCAGCACCAGCGGCGGCAAGGCGATCAGCGCCGCCGCAGCCATAAGGGCGCCCCATTGCGTCGAGCCTTCGCCGATGAAGTTAAAGGCAGCCGCGATCAGCGTCTTGGTGTCGCCATTGGAGAGCACCAGCGCAAACAGGAAATAGTTCCACGAGAAGACGAAGGCGAGGATCGCCGACACGGCGACGCCGGATGCCACCAGCGGCAGCGCAATGCGCCAGAGAATGCGTGTGACGCTGCATCCATCGACCTGCGCCGCTTCGAACACGCTGCGCGGGATGCCGTCGAAAGACGGCAGCAGAACCCAGATCACGATCGGCAGCGTGATGACGGCGTGGCTGAGAATCAACGCGGTGTAGGAGCCGATCATGCCGACCTGCCGGAACATCACATACCACGGCAGCAGGAACAGCGTGCCAGGCGCCATGCGCGCCGCGAGCGTCAGGATGGCCGGCCAGGAAATCCGCGTCCAGGAGACGGCAAAGGCGGCGGGAATTCCGAACAGAAGTCCAAGCGCGGTCGAGCCGACGGTGACGATGAGGCTGTTGAGCGCATAGCTCAGGAACGGCGTGGTCCTGGTCAGCTCGACATAGTTGTCCAGCGTCGGCGTGAAGAACAATGTCGGCGGATAGGCCGTGACCTCGAAGGACGGCTTGAATGAGGACAGCACCATCCAGACCGTCGGCGCCATGATTAGCAAGCCGGCGATCACGAGCTGCACCGTGTTGAGCCAGCGGATCCAACGGTCGGTGGTGGCGGCATCGTTCATGACATCACCACGCCACTGCGCCGCGCAGGCGGTTGAAGGCAAGCACGGCGCCGAACACGATCGCCGTCAGCGTCAGCATCAGGGCGCTGGCATAGCCGATGTTGAAAAACTCGAAGCCGACCCTGAAGCCGTAGATGTTGAGCGTGTTCGAGGCGTTGCCCGGGCCGCCCTGGGTCGTGATGTAAATGATGTCGAAGAAGCGCAGCAGATCGACGCTGCGCAGGATCGCCGCGGTGACGATGGTCGGCAGCAGCAGCGGCAGCGTGATGCGCTGGAAAGTCCTGAATGGAGACGCACCGTCGATCTGCGCGGCCTCGTAGACGCTCGACGGCAGGGATTGCAGACCGCCCAGCACGATCAGGGCGACGTAAGGCGTCCACTGCCAGCTGTCGATCAGGGCCACGGTCGGAATGACCCAGGTCGGCGAGGCCAGCCAAGTCGACGGCGGCAGGCCGAACGACTGGAGGATATAGTTGGCAGCACCGAGCGACGGATCGAGGATCACCAGCCACATCATGCCCGCCACCACCGGCGGCATCATGAAGGGCGAAATGAACAACGAGCGCACGATGCCCGGCAGCCGCTTGGCGTGGAACAGCACCAGCGCCAGCCAGACGCCGAAGACGAGTTGCAGCACCAGCGACAGCACGAATAGCGCAATGGTAATCCACAGCCCGTGCCAGAATTCGTGATCGGAGATCAGCTTCGAATAATTGGCGAGGCCCGCGAAAGACTGCTTGCCGGTCGATGAAAAAGTCTGGAAACCGAGCCAGATCGTATAGACCACCGGAAACGCGATCATTGCGACCGTGAAGATCACGGCCGGCGCCGAGAGCGCCGCCATTTCCAGCTTCTGCCGGTCCTGCGTGAGTGTCGCAGCGGTAGCCGACATGAGTTCGTTTCCTTATCGTGAGGAGATGCCGGCAGGCAGCAAGCCCGCCGGCATGAAGCCGTTACTTCTGGGCGATCAGCGTATCGAGCGCCTTGTCGGCATCCGCGCAAGCCTGGTCGATCGGCTTCTGCTTCAGGATCAGCTCCTGCACGGCCTGGCCGATGAACTCACGTGATTCCGGGTTGGCGACGATGGGATAGCCGACCTCGGAGGAGCCCTTCGTTGCGAGCACGTCGAGCGCGGCCTGCCATTCCTTGCGGACCGGCTCCTCGTCGATCCACTTGCGGTATTCAGGATCCTTGGCGACCGACGGACGCGGCGGGGCAACGCCCTGGAGCGCCATCTTCTTCTGCACCTCCGGGCTGGTCGCCCACTGCACGAAGTACCAGGCCGCATCCGGCTGCTTGCTGTGCGAGGACACCGCCATGCCCCAACCGATCGTCGTCGGCGCCTGGCCGGCATCGCCCGCGGGGAACGGCAACAGGCCGGTGTCCTTGAGGCGCGCGCCGCCTTCCATCACGGTGCGCAATTCATTCGAGGATTCGAACGCCATTGCGGCGCGGCCGCTGCGATAGAGTGCCGAAATCTGCTGGAAGCTGTAGTTGACAACGCCGGGCGGGCCGAAATCGCGCAGCAGGCGACTATAGGTATCGAGCGCTTCCTTGCCCTTGGCCGAGCAGAGATTCGACTTGCCGTTGGCGATATAGCTGCCGCCGATATTGTGCAGCATGTTGCTGAAGGTATAAGCAATCGCTGGCTTGAGGCCGCGCGAGACGAACGGCGTCACGGTGCTGTCGCAGCTCTTGATCTTCTCGGCAGCGGCCTCGACGTCCTTGATCGTCTTCGGCGCCTCGAGGCCGCACTTCCTGAAGATGTCAGTACGGTAATAGAAGATCGGGCCTTCTATGTTCATTGGCATGCTGGTCAGCTTGCCGCCGAAGGTTGCGGCCTTCAGCAGGGCCTGGCTCAATCCGTTGGGATCGTATTCCTTGGCCACGTCGTTCTTGGCCATCGCAGTGAGATCGCCGTACCAGCCGGCAGCGGCGAACTGCTCGCCCTCTCGCGAGGGCAGCGTCATGAACACGTCCACTTCGTCGCTGTTCGCATTCATGACGGTCACCAGACGCTGTCGCATCTGCTGTTCCTGATAGCCGTCGACCTTGAGGGTCATGCCGGTCAGCTTCTCGAAATCTGCCTTGTAGGTCAGCAGCGCTTGCGCGACCGGATTATTGTTGGCGAGAAAGGTGACGGTCTTGCCCTTGAACTTCATCCAGTCGAAATCGGCGGCGTGCGCCTGCGCGGTCGCCGCAGCAATCGCGAGAACGGGCAACGCGACGTGGGTCGCGAGCATCCTGGCCTTCATCAAACTCTCCTCCCGGCTGACCGCCTTAAGCTGGCGGACCATTTTTGAACACGTTTGAGCACGGTCTGAAAACGGTTACAAATTAGACCATACGACCGCCGTGTCAAGCGATGGACATGCAACACAATATACTGCAAACTTACGACATAACCGCTACTTTGCCGCCCTCGGCACCAGATGTAACGTTACATCCATGAGACTGACAAACGCCCGGTCTGTGAAACAGGGTATCCGCGCCGTGGCTGCTCGCGCCGGCGTCTCGACGGCATCGGTCTCGCGCGCCCTCAATAATCCCGATGCGGTGAGCCCGTCTTTGCGCGCCCGCATCGAACAGGCCATCGACGCGCTCGGCTACATCCCACATGCGCCGGCGCGCATCCTGTCATCCCGGCGTTCGCGCACCCTCGGCGCGATCGTGCCGACCATCGACAACACGATGTTCGCGCGCGGCATCGCCTCGCTGCAGCAATATCTGTCGTCGGTAGGGTACATGCTGTTCCTCACCACGAGCGGATATGATCTCGACGTCGAGCTTCAGCAGGCGCGCAATTTGATCAGCCGCGGTGTCGACGGACTCGTGTTGCGCGGCGACTGCCATCACGAAGGACTGCGCAAGCTGCTCGCGGACAACGCCGTGCCTTTCATCAATGTCGGCATCTACCAGCCGGATCGACCTTACCCCTGCGTCGGCACCGACAACGAAGCCGCCGCCCATCGCGCGGCAGCACATGTCATCGAGCTCGGCCACCGCCGCATCGGGATCGTCTCGGCACTTCAGCGCAACAACGACCGCGCCAGCGCGCGCGTCGCCGGCTTTCGCCGCGCGCTGACCGAAAACGGGCTTGAGCTTCCCCCGCAATGGCATGTCGAGGTGCCGTATACCTTGGACGACGCGCGGGAGGCGGCGCGCCATCTTCTCAATCTCAAGGACCGTCCAACGGCCGTGGTGTGCGGCAACGACGTCATCGCCTATGGCGTGTTGCTCGAGGCGGAGCGCGACGGGTTCTCCGTGCCGCGCGATCTATCGGTCGTCGGATTCGACGACCTCGACTGGAGCCGCCATTTGCGGCCGAGCCTGACCACGATCCACGTTCCGACTGGAGAAACCTGGCAGCGCGCCGGAGAATATCTGGTGCGGAGCCTCGCCGGTGAGCAGACCATCATGCATCGCGAGATCGATTTCTCGCTGGTGGTCCGCGAATCGACGGCCCCACCTCCGAAATCCCTGAAGTGAGCCCGCCGCGATGAATTTCAATTTCTCCCTCGCATACGGCTTTCATGCCGTCGTGATCGGTGGCGCCGGTGACATTGGCGCGGCGATCAGCAACCAGTTTTGCGACCTCGGCGCGACGGTGACCGCAACCGCCGCGAACGAGGCTGATCTTGCTCGCACCCTGCTCAAGCCACGCACCGGGCTCGCGCTCGCGACGCTAGACGTCACGGATGACGAAGCCGTCGCGTCCTTCGCCCGGCAGCATAAGCGCGTCGATGCGCTGGTCAATTGCGCCGGGATTCTCGCACGCGACAAGGAATTCGAAATCGAGACCTTCGTGAAGGTGCTCGACGTCAATCTCACCGGCACGTTCCGGACCTCCATGGCGTTTCGGCCACTGCTTGCGGCGACGAAAGGTTCGATCGTCAATATTGCCTCGATGAATGCCACGCTGGCGCTGCCGCGCATCCCTGCCTACTGCGCCAGCAAAGGCGGCGTCGTCATGCTGACCAAGGCGCTGGCCTTGAAATGGGCCGAGGAAGGCATCCGCGTCAACGCGGTCGCGCCTGGCTATATAGAAACCGCAATCAACGCGGCGGGCCGGACCGACCGCGCGCACTATCAGCGCATAGCCGACCGCACGGCGTTCAAGCGCTGGGGGAAGCCGGAAGACATTGCAGGCGCCGTTGCCTTCCTCTGCATGCCGGCCTCGCAATATGCGACGGGCACCGTCGTTGCCGTGGACGGCGGATTTCTGGCAGGATGACGCCAACGGGAACCAAGACGCGACTCGGCCGGTGGCCTCCATCTTTGCGGAACTAAGTCATGACTGCGAGCTTGCGAGACTCGCCTCCGGCGGCGTGACTCATCTTCGCCTGCCAATCGCACGCGAGAGCAGATGATCCCACACCATATCGACTGCCGCTGCTTCAGATTGGCTGAAAGGGGATATCGACATACCGTCAGCGGCGATGGAGAAGGATTTCGACGTGTAGTGCGGCAGTGAGTGAGATTTCTTTGAGGTGGGTTGCCGGGGCGGGATCTGAAGCGATGTCAAGGTTCGCGAGGTCTGCCGGACGAAAAGCGGAACCTTCGGCGGAGGAACAAAGGGCCACTTAGCTCAGCGTTCACAACCGTGTAGCGTGTGAGATCGTGAACAATCGTAGTTTGGCGTGGAAAGTCGTGTGGTCGCGAGGGGACGAATCGCCTCCCGGACAATCCGATTCTGATTCTTCAGCAAACGGTACCCGGTGGCGACGAGCAGAACAGACTGTCCGTTCTGCTCGCCCTGATATCCTATTCTACGACGAGCACGTAATCGACCTGTACCGGCGGATCAGCGCGCTGTATCGAATGGGGGAAGATACAAAAACAAAGAGAAGGTCGCACAGCAATCTGGCTGCACCACGTCCTTCCGCAAAAAAACGTCGCACGAGACCCATTTTGTTCTCGGCGACCACTCCGCAAAGGTCTTGGAAAATAAGGATCTTCCTTTGGTGGGCGCACCAGGGCTCGAACCTGGGACCCGCTGATTAAGAGTCAGCCCCGGGTTGAGAACAATCAATCACTTACTGGTCGCACCACTGGGCTTATCCGACTGAAAGTGGGCATTCGTCGCACGGTTATAGTGATTGCACTGCCTGATATCCGAACACGCGCTACTCGGACTTTACGGGGGCAATTGCGACTACAACGCCATCGATCGATAGGTTCAAATCGGGGACATGCAACCATCTCAAATTGCTATTTCAGGCGGTCGCCTAGGCGTGGCCAGCACTGCTTGCCATACTTCCGCTACTGGTCGCTCCAGTTCTTCGACGTAGATGCTCAAGACGACGAGGTAGGGTCCCGAATTTCGTGAACGATTTCGTCTGCTAAGGTTCTCCGCATAGTGTTCTTCATCGCGAAATCCGTCCTTTGACCCCACGCTTAAGAGCTACGGTTTGCGGGGTGACCGGCGGTAACATCACGGAACCAAGCCGCGACGGCCTTGTCGCGCCACTCGTTGCTTTGCTGTCGCCCGGGGCATCAGGACGGTATTGGTTGGAGCGAAACCGAGCTACGACGAACGCTATGCTGCTCGGGGCCAAGAGGCAGTCCGAAAACTGGTAGCTCGGGTGTTGGCCCATCCCGTCCGCAGTAGCTCCGGCCCGCCGCTCGAACTCGCTGACGTCGGCGGAGAGCTTTATCGGCATTTCGCTGGCACAGATGCCAGTCCGACGAGTCACCCATCATCACTCGATGATGATCGGAGCCGCGATGTCGATGCGATCGTCCTTCGCCATGTCGATTCCGAGAGACAACGACCACTTGCCGTCTACCGCGGCCGTCATGCGGACGCGCCAGCTGTCCGCCGCGATCCGTTCGGCCGTCGCCTTGACCGGAGCGATGTGCTTGTCCGGATTGGACAAGACCACAGAGAGACCATCGACCGCGAGCGGCTTCTCATCGCCGTCCTCCAGCTTCACGTCGATCTCGACAGGCCCGCTGCGGCCGGGCGTGACCGTGACGTCGGCCATCACCCGCGTTCCGCAGATGTGGGTGAAGAAGGGCTCGCCGCGCGGGACCGCGCTTGCCGCCAACACCGTCAGCGGTGCTGGATCGCCCGAAACGATCTGCAGCCGCGGCCCCTTTGCGCCAACGCTGACGACCTCGAACGCGACCTCGACCTTGCCTGCGCGTTCGAAATTCAGCGACACCGGGATACGTTGTCCCTCCTCGAACGGCGTGGTCAATCCGACGAACATGATGTGATCGCCGCCTGGCGCGAGAGTGACCGTCGCATCCGGAGGGATCGCCAGCCCGTCGTCGAGGGGACGCATCGTCATGATGCCGTCCTGCATGGTCATGCTGTGAATTTCGACCTTGCCGGCGGCGGGGCTTTCCGCCGACAGCAGGCGATCGGCGCGAGTACCGCGGTTCTCGACGGTGAGATAGCCGCCCGCGACCTTGGCACCCTTCGGCGTGGCACGGGTCCAGGCTTGGCTGACGGCGACACGTTCATGCTCAGCAAGCGAGGGAGCGGAGCTTGTGAATGCGAGCAGCGCCACGGCGACCAGGGTGATGCTTGCGACCTTCAGCATGGCGTTTCTCCCGTCAGGCGGGAACGAGCGTGGCGAGTAGCGATCCGGGCTCGATAACGTGATTGACGCCCGTCTCGATCTTCACGCGGCCGTGGCACGGAGCGACGATATCGTGCAGCGCGCCTTCGATACGGACAACGGCGATGCCGTGCCCTTCTTTTGCCAGTTCGCCGTCGGCAACTAGCCACTTCGTCACGAAGCCTTCAGGCAGCATGGTATTGCGCCAGAGGGTCTCATCCGCCTTGATATCGATATTCATCGTCCATCTCCGTTGGGCTCACGCCGAAGCCTTCCTGAAGAAGGTCTCACATACCGCCCGCCAACTGCTTGTTGCAGCGCAAATTCGTCTCGATATCCCCCGCCGGCTGAACCGGTCGTTGACGAAAAGCCGAAGCCAGACGCCGTAGCAGGAGGATCGTGACGTTGCCCTTGCCGCTCTCGATCCGCGCGATCCAGCGTTCGGACACTCCCGAGGCGCCGGCGAGCTCGCGGCGCGACATGCCGCGAGCCGTGCGGAGTTCGCGAAGACGTTCGCCCAATGCAGTCAGAAAATCGAGATCTGAACACGACGACGACAACACGCTCGAGTCGAACGACCGCGAGCTTCGATATCGCGCCCGCTCTTCATCTTCGATGTTCACAGCCTCCGACATCCGAAGCGTCGGCTCAGTTCGTTCCGAACTGCAACCGCGCAAGGCGGGCGTAAAGACCGCCGGCCGACGACAACTCCTCATGGGTGCCCTGTTCGACGATCCTGCCGCGATCCAACACCAGAATGCGGTCGCAGGACAGGACGGTGGCAAGACGGTGCGCGATGACAAGAGTGGTCCGTCCCTTCATGAGCCCCTGGAGCGCGGCCTGGACCGCGGCCTCGCTCTCGGAATCGAGCGCCGAGGTGGCCTCGTCGAGGAGCAGAAGGGGGGCATCGCGCAGGATCGCGCGCGCGATGGCGATACGCTGGCGCTGCCCACCGGACAGCATGACGCCACGTTCGCCTAGTCGCGTGTCAAGTCCTTCCGGCAGCATGGCCAGAAACCCGGAAGCTGAGGCCAGGTCGGCGGCGCGCTCTACCTCGGCATCCGTCGCGGAGGGGCGCCCGAAGCGGATGTTGTCTCGGGCTGAGGCGGCGAAGATGACCGGATCCTGCGGAACCAGGGCGATGCGCGAGCGGATTTCTTCGGGGTCGGCCTCGTGGACGGCAGTTCCGTCGAGCGAGACCAATCCCGAACTCGGATCGTAGAACCGCAGGAGAAGGTGAAACAACGTACTCTTGCCGGCCCCGGACGACCCGACGATGGCGATTTTCTCACCGGAGCGCACGGAGAACGCGACGTCGTCGAGGACCCGGACGTCCGGCCTTCCCGGATAGGCGAAGCTGACGCCTTCGAATGCCACGCTTCCCTGACAGGCCAGCGGCAGGTTCAACGGCCGGTTCGGGGCTGCGATCTCGGGCTTGAGGCGAAGTATCTCGAACAGGCGCTCCGCTGCGCCCGAAGCCGCGGACACCTCGCCCCAGACTTCGCTGAGCTGGCCGAGGCTCGTCGCAGCCAGGACCGCGTAGAGTATGAATTGACCGAGACGTCCGGCGCTCATGGCTCCCATCGCCACGTCGCGAGAGCCGGCCCAGAGAATGACCACAACACTGCTGAACACGATGAAGATGACGATCTGGGTCAGAACGGCCCTCGCCCTGGTCGAAACGCGAGACGCCTCATAGGCTTCGTCCACCTCGCGACCGAAGCGATCGGTCGCGATCGCCGCGCCGTTGTAGGCCTGTACCGTTCTGATCGCGCCGATCAGCTCCGAAGCGTAGGCGGTTGCATCGGCGAGCGTATCCTGA from Bradyrhizobium sp. B124 includes:
- a CDS encoding biotin/lipoyl-containing protein; translation: MNIDIKADETLWRNTMLPEGFVTKWLVADGELAKEGHGIAVVRIEGALHDIVAPCHGRVKIETGVNHVIEPGSLLATLVPA
- a CDS encoding helix-turn-helix domain-containing protein — translated: MNIEDEERARYRSSRSFDSSVLSSSCSDLDFLTALGERLRELRTARGMSRRELAGASGVSERWIARIESGKGNVTILLLRRLASAFRQRPVQPAGDIETNLRCNKQLAGGM
- a CDS encoding ABC transporter transmembrane domain-containing protein; its protein translation is MTTVEHFEPYAASSRSGGVAKKRDAISTKRSGLRPLVSLFPYVARYRGRAMLAFLSLTVAAVTTLAIPVAARRMVDFGFDPDGLSAIDGYFAAMIAVVAVLACASACRYYFVATLGERVVADVRRDVFGHLLRLSPSFFDQSRSGDLTSRLTADTTQIKAAVGASASVALRNLIMLLGAIVMMTVTSPKLSAMVLLVIPAVVIPLIACGRWVRRLSRNAQDTLADATAYASELIGAIRTVQAYNGAAIATDRFGREVDEAYEASRVSTRARAVLTQIVIFIVFSSVVVILWAGSRDVAMGAMSAGRLGQFILYAVLAATSLGQLSEVWGEVSAASGAAERLFEILRLKPEIAAPNRPLNLPLACQGSVAFEGVSFAYPGRPDVRVLDDVAFSVRSGEKIAIVGSSGAGKSTLFHLLLRFYDPSSGLVSLDGTAVHEADPEEIRSRIALVPQDPVIFAASARDNIRFGRPSATDAEVERAADLASASGFLAMLPEGLDTRLGERGVMLSGGQRQRIAIARAILRDAPLLLLDEATSALDSESEAAVQAALQGLMKGRTTLVIAHRLATVLSCDRILVLDRGRIVEQGTHEELSSAGGLYARLARLQFGTN